The following proteins are encoded in a genomic region of Pirellulales bacterium:
- a CDS encoding HD domain-containing phosphohydrolase, producing MAEDSSCVTDTCISCVETQVIDRPVFHVPASPAQIRFSEIISALSVALDLTQGNRQGHSMRTALIGMRLAEELQLHVADRSALFYALLLKDVGCSSNAAKISYLFGADDHRVKRSIRLTNWTNAGENLKNCWRQCAPGGGALDKLMQMAALARSGMKGAKQLSQTRCERGASIARMLHLPEPTARAILDLDEHWDGRGHPLGRKHEEISLLGRICCLAQTVELFCTAYGLSAAFEVARERRGSWFDPELVDLLGTLKSDESFWSRLTTHDLPAELSRWEPADEQLLADDACLDRVAEAFANVVDAKSPWTYQHSIRVADIAVGVARQFACGDELLRDLRRAALLHDIGKLGVSNLILDKPGKPDDQELEQIRKHPDYSQQILQKVAVFGGLAEIAGAHHERLDGRGYHRQLSENVLPWMTRVLTVADVCEALTARRPYRRALAWPEAREIMFADAGAGFDRECLQALARWYDRVEMQSRVDEQLQAVDRLLAELH from the coding sequence ATGGCGGAAGATTCCTCCTGCGTCACGGATACCTGCATCTCGTGCGTCGAGACCCAGGTCATTGACCGGCCTGTCTTCCATGTTCCCGCGTCGCCAGCGCAGATTCGTTTCTCCGAGATCATCTCGGCTCTTTCGGTCGCGCTCGATCTCACGCAAGGCAACCGGCAAGGGCATTCGATGCGCACGGCGCTCATCGGCATGCGACTGGCCGAGGAGTTGCAATTGCACGTGGCCGACCGCTCGGCATTGTTTTACGCGTTGTTGCTGAAGGATGTCGGCTGTTCGAGCAACGCGGCCAAAATTTCGTACCTGTTCGGCGCGGACGATCATCGTGTGAAGCGATCGATTCGCCTGACGAACTGGACCAATGCCGGCGAGAATCTGAAAAACTGCTGGCGGCAATGTGCCCCCGGGGGCGGCGCCCTCGACAAGCTCATGCAGATGGCGGCACTCGCCCGCAGCGGCATGAAGGGGGCGAAGCAATTGTCGCAAACGCGCTGCGAGCGCGGCGCCTCGATCGCGCGAATGTTGCACCTTCCCGAGCCCACCGCCCGCGCCATTCTCGACCTGGACGAGCATTGGGATGGTCGCGGTCATCCGCTGGGGCGAAAGCACGAAGAAATCTCACTGCTCGGACGGATCTGCTGCCTGGCGCAAACCGTCGAACTGTTCTGTACCGCGTATGGCCTGTCCGCGGCATTCGAAGTCGCGCGCGAGCGCCGCGGCAGTTGGTTCGATCCCGAGCTGGTCGATCTGTTGGGCACGCTCAAGTCCGACGAATCGTTCTGGTCACGGTTAACGACGCACGACTTGCCTGCGGAGCTAAGCCGTTGGGAACCTGCCGACGAGCAGCTTTTGGCGGACGATGCCTGCCTAGACCGGGTGGCCGAGGCGTTTGCCAACGTCGTCGATGCCAAATCGCCGTGGACCTATCAGCACTCGATTCGTGTGGCGGACATCGCGGTCGGCGTTGCCCGGCAATTCGCCTGCGGTGACGAGTTGCTGCGCGATTTGCGCCGCGCGGCGCTTTTGCACGACATTGGCAAGTTGGGCGTCTCGAACTTGATTCTCGACAAGCCTGGCAAGCCCGACGATCAGGAACTGGAGCAGATTCGCAAGCACCCCGATTACTCGCAGCAGATTCTACAGAAGGTCGCGGTCTTCGGCGGACTGGCCGAGATCGCGGGCGCCCATCACGAGCGTTTGGACGGTCGCGGCTACCACCGCCAGCTTTCCGAGAACGTGCTTCCCTGGATGACGCGCGTCCTGACCGTGGCCGACGTGTGCGAGGCGCTGACCGCGCGCCGCCCGTATCGCCGGGCGCTCGCCTGGCCGGAAGCTCGCGAGATCATGTTCGCCGATGCCGGCGCCGGCTTCGATCGCGAATGCTTGCAGGCCCTGGCTCGGTGGTACGACCGAGTCGAAATGCAATCGCGTGTCGACGAGCAATTGCAGGCCGTGGACCGGCTGTTGGCCGAGCTGCACTAA
- a CDS encoding DNA gyrase subunit B: protein MSDEPASNSPDKDDVVGDMPEYRKVESEYGAEQLEHLSDLEHVRERPSMYIGDTGARGLHHLVYEVVDNSIDEAMAGHAHTVSVTINIDGSVTVEDDGRGVPVEMHSDLGFSTLQGVMTVLKFGGKFSKGAYQTSGGLHGVGVTVVNFLSEWCEVEVRRNGHVYQQEYERGEPTTEVRRIGTTDKVGTKTTFKPDSQIFGTQKFVYNTLYKRLQELAFLNRGVRITFTDQRTEEGDSFQYKRGIIEFVAHLNRATEPLHAEVVYIAGDYDGVGLEVALQYSSEYTENVHSYVNNIATTEGGTHLSGFRTALTRTLNSYGKKENLFKDLAPTGEDFREGLTAVISLRVPEPQFEGQTKTKLGNSEVEGIVNSAVGDFLNRFLEENPKTAKIIAQKGLLAAEARESARKARLMVRERKGALTGGGLPGKLRDCSSRDVERCELYLVEGDSAGGSAEGGRLREFQAILPLRGKIINAFKSREDKVLANEEVRSIIAAIGSGIGDEMNLAKRRYNKIVIMTDADVDGSHIRTLLLTFFYRQMYPLVKGGHVFVAQPPLFRVKTKKETYYVQSDEEMRGQLLEQGQQDAVFEPGDDRKIGGAEMTKLCRTLATLEESLVALERRGISLRQHAVRQDPVSGRLPMYHVYLGTGEYWFAAREELDKFVAEREAASGKELTVTDLPAAKGPRPYGGEAVDGAAGHTNGDAAHRLHIVELHEVRSINKALADLAAMGFDIQSLIPQERTGTEEPRYILRRGESEIGIEDLRSLLSAVRSAGERGLTITRFKGLGEMNAEELRDTTLDPANRTLLQVRMDDVSGADELFRILMGDKVEPRREFIEKHALEVRNLDV, encoded by the coding sequence ATGTCAGACGAACCCGCATCGAACTCGCCCGACAAGGATGACGTTGTTGGCGACATGCCGGAATATCGCAAGGTCGAATCCGAATACGGCGCCGAGCAGCTCGAACATCTCAGCGATCTCGAGCACGTTCGCGAACGGCCCAGCATGTACATCGGCGATACGGGCGCCCGCGGATTGCATCACCTGGTGTACGAAGTCGTCGACAACTCGATCGACGAGGCGATGGCCGGCCACGCTCACACGGTGAGCGTTACGATCAACATCGATGGCTCGGTAACGGTCGAGGATGACGGCCGCGGTGTCCCCGTCGAGATGCACTCGGACCTGGGCTTTTCCACGCTGCAGGGCGTGATGACCGTGCTCAAGTTCGGCGGCAAGTTCTCGAAGGGGGCTTACCAGACCTCGGGCGGTTTGCACGGCGTCGGTGTCACCGTCGTCAACTTCCTCTCGGAATGGTGCGAGGTGGAAGTGCGCCGCAACGGGCATGTCTATCAGCAGGAATACGAGCGCGGCGAACCGACGACCGAGGTCCGCCGCATCGGCACCACCGACAAGGTGGGCACCAAGACCACGTTCAAGCCCGACTCGCAAATCTTCGGCACGCAAAAATTCGTCTACAACACGCTCTATAAGCGGTTGCAGGAATTGGCGTTCCTCAACCGCGGTGTGCGCATCACGTTCACCGATCAGCGCACCGAAGAAGGGGACTCGTTCCAGTACAAGCGCGGCATCATCGAGTTCGTTGCGCATCTGAACCGTGCCACCGAGCCGCTGCACGCCGAGGTGGTCTACATCGCTGGCGACTACGATGGCGTCGGCCTCGAGGTCGCGCTGCAGTACTCCTCGGAATACACCGAGAACGTCCACTCCTACGTCAACAACATCGCCACCACCGAAGGAGGCACGCACCTCTCCGGCTTCCGCACGGCGCTCACGCGCACGTTGAACTCCTACGGCAAAAAGGAGAATCTGTTCAAGGACCTGGCCCCCACGGGCGAGGATTTCCGTGAAGGGCTCACGGCCGTCATCTCGCTGCGCGTTCCGGAACCGCAATTCGAAGGGCAAACCAAGACCAAGCTCGGCAACAGCGAGGTCGAAGGGATCGTCAATTCGGCGGTGGGTGATTTCCTCAATCGCTTCTTAGAAGAGAACCCCAAGACCGCCAAGATCATCGCGCAAAAAGGTTTGCTGGCCGCCGAGGCGCGCGAGAGCGCCCGCAAGGCCCGACTGATGGTGCGCGAACGCAAGGGCGCCCTCACCGGCGGCGGCCTGCCCGGCAAGCTGCGCGACTGCTCGAGCCGCGATGTCGAGCGATGCGAGCTGTACCTGGTCGAAGGTGATTCGGCCGGTGGCAGCGCCGAAGGTGGCCGTCTGCGCGAATTCCAGGCCATCCTGCCGCTGCGCGGCAAGATCATCAACGCCTTCAAATCGCGCGAAGACAAAGTGCTGGCCAACGAAGAAGTCCGCAGCATCATCGCCGCGATCGGCTCGGGCATCGGCGACGAAATGAACCTCGCCAAGCGCCGCTACAACAAGATCGTGATCATGACCGATGCCGATGTCGACGGCTCGCACATTCGCACGCTGTTGCTCACGTTCTTCTATCGCCAGATGTATCCGCTGGTGAAAGGGGGGCATGTCTTCGTCGCCCAGCCCCCGCTGTTCCGCGTTAAAACCAAGAAGGAAACCTACTACGTCCAAAGCGACGAAGAGATGCGCGGCCAGTTGCTCGAGCAGGGGCAACAGGACGCCGTCTTCGAACCGGGCGATGATCGCAAGATCGGCGGCGCAGAGATGACCAAGCTCTGCCGCACGCTGGCCACGCTCGAAGAGTCGCTCGTGGCGCTCGAGCGACGCGGTATCAGCCTGCGTCAGCACGCCGTGCGACAGGATCCGGTCAGCGGCCGACTGCCGATGTATCACGTCTACCTGGGCACGGGCGAATATTGGTTCGCCGCGCGCGAAGAGCTCGACAAGTTCGTCGCCGAACGCGAAGCGGCCAGCGGCAAGGAGCTGACCGTTACCGACCTGCCGGCCGCCAAGGGTCCGCGCCCTTACGGCGGTGAAGCGGTCGACGGCGCGGCCGGGCATACCAACGGGGACGCCGCGCACCGGCTGCACATCGTGGAGCTGCACGAGGTCCGCTCGATCAATAAGGCGCTCGCTGACCTGGCCGCGATGGGCTTCGACATTCAGTCGTTGATTCCCCAGGAACGAACCGGCACCGAGGAGCCGCGTTACATCCTGCGTCGCGGCGAAAGCGAGATCGGCATCGAGGATCTGCGCAGCCTGCTCTCGGCCGTCCGCTCGGCCGGCGAACGCGGCCTGACGATCACACGATTCAAAGGCCTGGGCGAAATGAACGCCGAAGAGCTGCGCGATACCACATTGGATCCCGCCAACCGGACGCTCTTGCAAGTGCGGATGGACGACGTCTCAGGCGCGGACGAACTATTCCGCATCCTGATGGGCGATAAAGTCGAACCCCGCCGCGAATTCATCGAGAAACACGCCCTGGAAGTGCGGAATCTGGATGTGTAA
- a CDS encoding glycosyltransferase family 87 protein — protein sequence MAFDTAQSVSVRAASAPGVSPRGRLGRALAILALSVFAACEFYRCVFQRDNDFLWHRNFGLTFLNDNIYESFAFHYLPARAMIDAATAWLPYRVDRAIWLLATCAGLAWCVKFWSSLGKEPGYAWGRPAAAALAVTGCYILRDLPECGLQLFLLFLLSMALWGLVQGRVALCGCSLGLAAVYKVTPAIFLPYLLWKRQWRAAGWMVTSSTLFCLLPALHLGWEKDVALHRQWFAFVTHTLTLADPSDNGVEVPVLRNQSLPLMLARLVEEYPVGHPLYVKSDALVRLANWDAARTKLFVRTGLLVLAGVLAWRCRRRVDVVDGGVGLGCEWAAVCVLIAILSPLCWMQHLVLVIPAALLFAQVAAAGEARSWQWGLAVFAAALMLLVHRDLIGMRLCEILSCYQPHTLSAVSLLTLVLSPRQRAEAAAGSFLFVFPRRRAAV from the coding sequence ATGGCATTCGACACTGCGCAATCCGTATCGGTACGGGCCGCATCGGCACCGGGCGTATCGCCCCGGGGGCGCTTGGGGCGCGCGCTCGCGATCCTCGCGCTTTCTGTGTTCGCTGCCTGCGAGTTTTATCGTTGTGTCTTTCAGAGGGACAACGATTTTCTCTGGCATCGCAACTTCGGCCTCACGTTTCTCAACGACAATATCTACGAGTCGTTCGCCTTCCATTACCTGCCGGCGCGGGCGATGATCGATGCCGCCACGGCCTGGCTGCCGTACCGAGTCGATCGTGCCATCTGGTTGCTCGCAACCTGTGCCGGGCTCGCCTGGTGCGTGAAGTTTTGGTCGTCGCTGGGCAAGGAACCGGGATACGCCTGGGGCCGGCCCGCCGCTGCGGCGCTCGCGGTGACCGGTTGCTACATCCTGCGCGATCTGCCCGAGTGTGGGCTCCAATTGTTCTTGCTCTTCTTGTTGAGCATGGCGCTGTGGGGGCTCGTGCAGGGTCGCGTGGCGCTGTGTGGCTGCAGCCTGGGCTTGGCCGCGGTTTATAAAGTAACGCCAGCGATTTTCCTGCCCTACCTGCTATGGAAGCGGCAGTGGCGCGCAGCGGGCTGGATGGTCACTTCGAGCACGCTGTTTTGTCTGTTGCCGGCGCTGCATCTGGGTTGGGAAAAGGATGTTGCTCTGCATCGGCAGTGGTTCGCGTTCGTGACGCATACTTTGACACTGGCTGATCCCTCGGACAACGGCGTGGAAGTGCCGGTGCTGCGCAATCAGTCGTTGCCGCTGATGCTCGCACGGTTGGTGGAAGAATATCCCGTCGGGCATCCGCTGTATGTCAAAAGCGACGCGCTCGTGCGATTGGCCAACTGGGATGCGGCGCGCACCAAGCTGTTCGTGCGCACCGGACTCCTGGTTTTGGCCGGTGTGCTCGCCTGGCGATGTCGCAGGCGCGTCGACGTTGTGGACGGTGGCGTGGGGCTCGGTTGCGAATGGGCGGCCGTGTGCGTGCTGATCGCGATTCTCTCTCCGCTGTGCTGGATGCAGCATCTGGTGCTGGTGATCCCTGCCGCGCTATTGTTTGCGCAGGTCGCGGCGGCTGGCGAGGCACGCAGCTGGCAGTGGGGGCTGGCGGTGTTTGCCGCGGCGCTGATGCTGCTGGTGCATCGCGATTTGATCGGCATGCGGCTATGCGAAATCCTTAGTTGCTATCAACCGCATACGCTTTCGGCCGTGTCGCTGCTGACGCTCGTCCTTTCGCCGCGCCAGCGGGCCGAAGCCGCGGCCGGATCATTCCTGTTCGTGTTTCCCCGGCGCCGGGCAGCCGTGTAA
- a CDS encoding site-specific DNA-methyltransferase, which yields MASLKGLNDVVQGDCIERMRSMPAGSVDLVFADPPFNIGYEYDVYEDKKEAHDYLDWSKKWIGAVHRVLKPDGTFWLAIGDEYAAELKIASQEIGFHTRSWVIWYYTFGVNCKNKFSRSHAHLFYFVKDPATFTFRADELENRVPSARQLVYADNRANPNGRLPDDTWVLRPQDLAECFTTGEDTWYVPRVAGTFKERAGFHGCQMPEQLLGRIIRLCSQEGEIVLDPFSGSATTVAVAKKLGRRHMGIDLSAEYITRGRARLDAITVGGALDGAPEPTMSAPATPKSGAAKNGATKKRAAQPKKARKRERVSSND from the coding sequence GTGGCTTCACTTAAAGGGCTCAACGACGTCGTGCAGGGGGATTGCATCGAGCGGATGCGATCGATGCCGGCCGGTTCGGTCGATCTGGTGTTTGCCGATCCTCCGTTCAACATCGGCTACGAATACGACGTCTACGAGGACAAGAAAGAAGCGCACGACTATCTCGACTGGTCGAAGAAGTGGATCGGCGCGGTGCATCGCGTGCTGAAGCCGGACGGCACGTTTTGGTTGGCGATCGGCGATGAGTACGCAGCCGAGTTGAAGATCGCGAGCCAGGAGATCGGCTTCCATACTCGCAGTTGGGTAATTTGGTATTACACGTTCGGCGTGAATTGCAAGAACAAGTTCAGCCGTTCGCACGCGCACTTGTTCTACTTCGTGAAGGACCCCGCGACATTCACGTTCCGCGCCGACGAACTCGAGAATCGTGTCCCCTCGGCACGGCAACTGGTCTACGCCGACAATCGGGCGAATCCCAACGGCCGACTGCCCGACGATACCTGGGTGTTGCGCCCGCAGGACCTGGCCGAGTGTTTCACGACCGGCGAGGACACCTGGTACGTTCCGCGCGTGGCGGGCACGTTCAAGGAGCGGGCCGGCTTTCACGGCTGCCAAATGCCCGAGCAACTGCTGGGGCGGATCATTCGCCTGTGCAGTCAAGAGGGGGAAATCGTGCTCGACCCCTTTAGCGGCAGCGCCACGACGGTAGCCGTGGCGAAGAAGCTGGGTCGACGCCACATGGGCATCGACCTTTCGGCCGAATACATTACTCGCGGTCGAGCCCGGCTGGACGCGATCACAGTCGGCGGCGCGCTAGATGGCGCGCCCGAGCCGACGATGAGCGCGCCGGCCACGCCGAAGAGCGGCGCGGCGAAAAATGGGGCGACAAAAAAGCGTGCCGCACAGCCGAAGAAGGCCCGGAAGCGCGAGCGAGTTTCCTCAAATGATTGA
- a CDS encoding nucleotidyltransferase family protein, with protein sequence MVDSTSKPDVGTSPPTAFEVRLAADPRWALSEGSQFFEGTGAVQKALRKICKRLNELGVPYAVVGGMALFQHGYRRFTEDVDILVTREGLKTIHKALEGLGYKRPFEKSKNLRDTEEGVKIEFLLTGSYPGDGKPQQVQFPDPASVTVEQDGVKFLNLPTLVELKLASGMTGSDRIKDLADVQELIKLLTLPEDFAIQLSESVRAKYAELWRDVHRRQKRYVTTWRNKFLTTEAKSLDEMIAILRDAAEQLDAMRTDGVFLDPDGGTADDYATLVTTDPEIAKKYGMEDESELWEENEEDNDAAE encoded by the coding sequence GTGGTTGATTCAACAAGTAAGCCGGACGTTGGAACCTCTCCGCCAACCGCATTTGAAGTGCGGCTAGCAGCCGATCCGAGGTGGGCTTTGAGTGAGGGCAGCCAATTCTTTGAGGGCACAGGTGCTGTTCAAAAAGCCCTTCGCAAAATATGCAAGCGGCTTAACGAACTTGGTGTTCCTTACGCTGTTGTCGGCGGCATGGCCCTGTTTCAGCATGGCTATCGGCGATTTACCGAAGATGTTGACATCCTTGTCACCCGTGAAGGCCTTAAGACCATTCATAAGGCGCTTGAAGGTTTAGGGTACAAACGTCCCTTCGAGAAGAGTAAGAATCTGCGTGACACCGAAGAAGGGGTCAAGATCGAGTTTCTTTTGACAGGTAGTTACCCTGGCGATGGAAAGCCGCAACAGGTGCAGTTTCCGGACCCGGCATCAGTCACCGTTGAGCAGGACGGCGTCAAGTTCTTAAACTTGCCCACCTTAGTCGAGTTGAAGCTGGCATCGGGTATGACCGGTTCCGATCGCATAAAGGATTTGGCTGACGTCCAGGAACTCATCAAGTTGCTCACGTTGCCCGAAGACTTCGCTATTCAACTGAGCGAGTCCGTCCGGGCCAAGTATGCGGAATTATGGCGCGACGTTCATCGCCGCCAGAAGCGCTATGTGACGACATGGCGCAATAAATTTCTGACGACCGAAGCGAAGTCGCTCGACGAGATGATTGCGATACTTCGCGATGCGGCAGAACAGTTAGATGCGATGCGCACCGATGGCGTTTTCTTGGATCCTGACGGGGGAACTGCGGACGATTACGCGACTCTTGTGACGACCGATCCAGAGATCGCGAAGAAATATGGAATGGAAGACGAGTCAGAACTTTGGGAAGAGAATGAGGAAGATAACGACGCAGCCGAATGA
- a CDS encoding YncE family protein, with translation MTRCCCLLVRLNAVFIALGCLLWGDAASAQIMVSANEGKYDLSSGVGRVIDSATAEADSLTILDFGQFPPRVRNIPGVANSVVGPPTNVAITPDERLVLVANSVRRYTDDPKKPVPDDVVQVVDLNGGNGKIVSRVTVGKQPSGIAIRRSGDLAMVANRADGTISVLAIDGPQVTVRETITVGDAASEPSDVAINPAGDLALVSLNKGAAARVLRIVDGHVKVDERKIPLYGEPYHAQITPDGALALVAGAGNQKGLDADLLTLVDLRARQIHTIDHVKVGTGPESFDISPDGRLVAVVLMEGSNVPADDPQRAEHAWLRLFKLDGQSLARVQELRIGRIPEGVCFSPDGKYLVVQEHAAKRLVLFAVKGGALEETGVHIPTPGFPSALRRAEPRR, from the coding sequence ATGACAAGATGTTGCTGTTTGTTGGTGCGGTTGAACGCCGTGTTCATCGCCCTGGGGTGTTTGCTCTGGGGTGATGCGGCATCGGCGCAAATTATGGTTTCGGCCAATGAAGGGAAGTACGACCTGTCGAGCGGTGTCGGCCGGGTCATTGATTCGGCGACGGCCGAGGCGGACAGTCTGACGATTCTCGACTTCGGTCAGTTTCCGCCGCGCGTGCGAAACATTCCGGGCGTCGCGAATAGCGTCGTCGGACCGCCGACGAACGTGGCTATCACGCCGGACGAGCGCTTGGTGCTGGTCGCGAATTCCGTGCGCCGCTACACGGACGATCCAAAGAAGCCCGTGCCGGACGACGTGGTACAAGTCGTCGACTTGAATGGCGGGAATGGCAAGATCGTGTCGCGAGTGACCGTGGGCAAGCAGCCGTCCGGTATCGCGATCCGTCGGTCGGGGGACCTGGCGATGGTGGCGAATCGCGCCGATGGCACGATCTCCGTATTGGCGATCGACGGTCCGCAGGTCACGGTGCGCGAAACGATCACGGTCGGCGACGCGGCCAGCGAACCTTCGGACGTCGCCATTAATCCGGCTGGCGATTTGGCGCTGGTCAGCTTGAACAAAGGGGCCGCCGCACGGGTGCTGCGAATCGTCGACGGGCACGTAAAGGTCGACGAGCGCAAGATCCCGCTCTATGGCGAACCGTATCACGCGCAGATCACGCCCGACGGTGCGCTGGCGCTAGTCGCGGGGGCAGGAAATCAAAAGGGGCTCGACGCTGATCTGCTGACACTGGTTGATCTAAGGGCGCGTCAGATTCACACGATCGATCACGTGAAGGTCGGCACCGGGCCCGAATCGTTCGATATCAGCCCCGATGGCCGGCTGGTGGCCGTGGTGCTGATGGAAGGCTCGAACGTGCCGGCGGACGATCCGCAGCGCGCCGAGCACGCCTGGCTGCGCCTCTTCAAGCTCGACGGGCAGTCGCTCGCGCGCGTGCAGGAGCTGCGCATCGGCCGCATTCCCGAAGGAGTCTGCTTCTCGCCCGACGGAAAATACCTGGTCGTGCAAGAGCACGCGGCAAAGCGATTAGTACTCTTCGCCGTAAAGGGGGGCGCGCTCGAGGAAACCGGCGTGCATATTCCAACGCCCGGGTTTCCTTCGGCGTTGCGACGAGCTGAGCCGCGGCGGTGA
- a CDS encoding DUF6666 family protein translates to MRLPSPLTAQSRANATPLAEIIGRESNPTQQSFVLVPASAAQPNNAQLASCNLGEAVDLSSCAEGNCDAGRCGELPARCDDCPNHVFNGFVSYDSFKGVQDGGWQNNGVVAGFNFGTRLAEISELTGIGFQIGASVGAFDWSGTNYRLMNQDQAETQGFLTFGFFRHAFESSRWTAALVSDTMYNNTFGIFGANPMLMQMRGQLGYCISDKNEFGIWGTWRTLGQTIDIPTVGPVRWQPVQQLNVYWHHKWVTNGPDTWFWIGRPEQSRITRDGSLGDYLAGVAGNAPLNDRISLFALATYMHPSAGAGAAGSIDEAWNFTIGLAFYPKPNARSSTVAGRCWAPLVPVANNGYFLVDTSRSQFGPI, encoded by the coding sequence GTGCGCCTTCCCTCGCCTCTCACTGCACAGTCGCGCGCGAATGCCACCCCCTTAGCCGAGATCATCGGTCGCGAGTCGAATCCCACGCAGCAATCTTTCGTGCTGGTGCCTGCCTCGGCAGCGCAACCGAACAACGCGCAACTCGCGTCGTGCAATCTCGGCGAGGCCGTCGATCTCTCGTCGTGTGCCGAAGGAAACTGCGACGCTGGCCGCTGCGGCGAGTTGCCGGCCCGCTGCGACGATTGCCCAAACCATGTGTTCAATGGCTTCGTCAGCTACGACTCGTTCAAAGGGGTGCAAGACGGCGGTTGGCAGAACAACGGCGTTGTCGCCGGCTTCAACTTCGGCACCCGCCTGGCCGAGATCAGCGAGCTGACCGGCATCGGCTTTCAGATTGGTGCCAGCGTCGGCGCCTTCGATTGGTCGGGCACCAACTACCGGCTGATGAACCAGGACCAGGCCGAGACGCAAGGCTTTCTCACCTTCGGCTTCTTTCGTCACGCATTCGAATCGTCGCGCTGGACCGCGGCCTTGGTTAGCGACACGATGTACAACAACACCTTCGGCATCTTCGGCGCCAACCCGATGCTGATGCAGATGCGCGGGCAGCTCGGTTACTGCATCAGCGACAAGAACGAGTTCGGCATCTGGGGCACGTGGCGCACGCTGGGGCAAACGATAGACATTCCCACCGTCGGGCCGGTCCGCTGGCAGCCCGTGCAGCAGTTGAATGTTTACTGGCATCACAAGTGGGTGACGAACGGGCCCGACACCTGGTTCTGGATTGGACGGCCCGAACAGTCGCGCATTACGCGCGACGGCAGCCTGGGCGACTACCTGGCCGGCGTGGCCGGAAATGCGCCGCTCAACGATCGCATCAGCCTGTTCGCACTGGCGACCTACATGCATCCGTCGGCCGGGGCGGGCGCGGCCGGATCGATCGACGAAGCCTGGAATTTCACGATCGGCCTGGCGTTCTACCCGAAGCCCAACGCCCGGTCGAGCACCGTGGCCGGCCGTTGCTGGGCGCCGCTGGTGCCAGTGGCCAACAACGGTTACTTCCTGGTCGACACGAGCCGGAGCCAGTTCGGACCGATTTAG